The Rana temporaria chromosome 4, aRanTem1.1, whole genome shotgun sequence genome contains a region encoding:
- the LOC120935525 gene encoding gastrula zinc finger protein XlCGF17.1-like — protein MPHVSGPEEPQTVRDGAVLPTHKRFPCTECGRGFQFKSQLNLHERSHTGEKPYSCPECGKCFSHKSHLYRHQRTHIEEKPFSCPECRKCFVNKSDLVTHQKSHMGEKPYSCSECWKSFLQKSALVLHQRTHTGEKPFSCPECGKCFSDKSSLNHHRKLHTGEKRYSCNECGKCFTKKYHMRNHQRSHTGEKPYSCSECLKSFVHKFELVRHQRSHTGEKPFSCPECGKCFSDKSNLSHHRRLHTPEKLYSCNECGKFFTQKSNLHNHQRSHTGEKPYSCSECGKCFALKSVLVSHQMSHTEEKPHSCPECGKCFSRKTYLCRHQRSHT, from the exons ATGCCTCATGTGTCAGG tcctgaggaacctcagactgtgagggacggtgccgtccttccaacacataagaggtttccctgtactgagtgcgggaggGGATTCCAATTTAAATCCCAACTTAATTTGCATGAAAGATCTcatacaggggagaagccgtattcctgtcctgagtgcgggaaatgtttttcacataagtcccatctttacagacatcagagaactcacatagaggagaagccgttttcctgtcctgagtgcaggaaatgttttgtaAATAAATCGGATCTTGTCACACATCAGAAGTCTCACatgggagagaagccgtattcctgttctgagtgctggAAATCTTTTTTACAAAAATCTGCACTTGTCCtacatcagagaactcacacaggggagaagccattttcctgtccagagtgtggaaaatgtttttcagataagtccagtcttaaTCACCATCggaaattgcacacaggtgagaaACGTTATTCATGtaatgagtgtgggaaatgttttacgaAGAAATATCATATGCGTAatcatcagagatcacacacaggtgagaagccgtattcctgttctgagtgcttgAAATCCTTTGTACACAAATTTGAACTtgtcagacatcagagatctcacacaggggagaagccattttcctgtcctgagtgtggaaaatgtttttcagataagtccaatctttctcATCATCGGAGATTGCACACACCTGAGAAACTTTATTCTTGTAATGAGTGTGGGAAATTCTttacacagaagtccaatcttcataatcatcagagatcacacacaggtgagaagccgtattcttgttctgagtgtgggaaatgttttgcactAAAATCAGTACTTGTCTCACATCAGATGTCTCACACAGAGgaaaagccgcattcctgtcctgagtgtgggaaatgtttttcacggaaaaCTTATCTttgcagacatcagagatctcacacg